The genomic segment CACCTGATCCGGCGCGCCCGAGGACGAGTTGCGCAGGATTTGCCGGCAGTTCTCGTTGGCAGGATCGAACGCGGGATTGTCGCCCGTCACATTGAAGCAGCGCGCGAACACGATATCGCCCGAAGTGGTGCTGATCGCATCGTTGAGCGAGATGTTGTAATAGTCGATCGAGGCCGAGAAATTGTCGACGACATTGCCGATGGAGCCCGGAGTGAACACAAGACCTGCCGTATAGGTGTCAGCCTTTTCGGGCACCAGATTGACGTTGCCGCCTTGGATCGCCTGCACACCGGCAAAGGTCGATTTATAAGTGTCGATGATGGAATTCGGCACGCCTTGGGCAAGACACAGGCTGCGGATTGCGGCACCGTTGGAGCCACCACGCAGCGCGCTGTCGAAATTGCAGGGGTCTTCCGCACCCAGCAGAGCGGGTGCCGGAACGTCGGGATTGAACAGTTCCGTCACGTTCGGCGCGCGGATCGCTCGCTGGTAGCCGCCGCGCAGTCGGAAGGAGTCCGACAACGCCATGTCGAGATCCGCCTTGTAGGTGTGGACCCCGCCCGAATAGGCATAATCCGAATAGCGCCATGCCAGCGAGAGATCGAGCGACTGGATCAGGCCTGCATCCTTCAGCAGCGGTATCGCAGCCTCGGCGAAGACTTCGGTCGCTTCGGTGTTGCCCGAGACCGGCAGGCTCAGGAAGCTGCCCACCTGGTCGGTCGCGGCGGGATCGGGCTTGTAATCATAGGTGTTGCGCCGCCAGGCGCCACCCACCAGCAGGGAAACCGGCCCCGCAGGCAGATCGAACAATTCACCCTGCAAGGTACCTTCGACCACGTCCTGCTTGAGGACGGTCAGATTGCTGGGATGAATCTGGAGGAAATCCAGACAGCTCTGGTCGATCGCCCCATTGCCGAAGATGTTCAGCCCGTTGGGACAGGGAGTGGAACCGTCCCCGGCCTTGTAGGAACGTCCGCCATCATTGACCGCGCTGGCATAAGCAGGGTTGGGGAGCAGTGCATTGCTGCCATTGCCGCTGGGAATGTAGGGCGCGACATAATTGCCTTCACCATCCGAGCGCGACGTCAGTAGCGCCTGAATCCGCGAGAAGCTGGCCCCGCCCGATTCCTGCGTGGTACGAATTTCGGTCTTGCCGTGCGATCCGTAGATGTCCCAGTGCCAGCGGGAATCCCCGAACTCCCCGCGCAGACCGGCGACGATCTGGTAGACGGAGTTGTTGTAGGTGGTCACCGAAGTGCCGGTGGCCAGCCACAGCTTGCGCATTGAGAACGGTGCGTCCGGATCGGGCCGCGACGCCAGGATCGTCGCCAGATCGTCCGGTATGAACGCATTGTCCACCGGCACCACCGCCGTAGTTCCCTGTGTCTGCAGGCCGGCGCCGTAATTGGTGGTCGACTTGTAGTCGGTATACATCGCCTGGACATAGGCGGTCACATTGTCCGTAATGTCGTACTCGGCCTTGCCGAACGCCGAATAACGGTCGGTCGGAGAAGTCAGCAGCTGGAGCGTGCCGAGATTATAGGCAATCGCGTTGCTAAAGGGCGACAGGACATAGGCATCGTTCAGCGGCCCGCCGTAATTGGCTGCGCCGAACTGGGAATAGAGGCTGCCATCCGCGTTAAAGCTCAGGACATTGCTCGCGGCCACGGTTCCCGCCGCGACACCGTAATTCGAGAACACCGAGTTAAGTACCGACTGATCCGGCAGATTACCTGCATCGGGGACGAAATTGCCTTCCGGCAGCAGGTCCGATCCCCAGGGCGGCGCGCCCAGCGCAAAGGCGCGGCGATAGAAATCGCGATTGTTGAAATAGGCTGCCCCTCGATGGAGATATCCTACTCCGAAGACCACGTTGCCGCGGCCATCGGCAAAGTTGGAGCCGAACAGCGCATCGGCGACATATTCCTCGCCATCGCCCTTTTCCGTGACGTTGTATTGGCCACTTACTTCCAGACCTTCGAAATCGTCGCGCAGCTTGAGGTTCACCACGCCTGCGATCGCGTCCGAGCCATAAACAGCCGAGGCACCACCAGTGATGATCTCCACCGATTCCACCAGCGCGGCGGGAATCGTGTTGAGATCGACAACCAGCTGCGACGTGGAGGGCTGGAGGCGCCGACCGTCGGCAAGCACCAGTGTGCGGTTCGCACCCAGGCCGCGCAGATCCACCGTGGCACGGCCTGTGGGCTGGCCGCTACCGGTCAACTCGTTCGCGCCCGGAGTAAGCTGCGGCAATTGCTGCAGCTTGACGCCCACCGTCCCACCGGCCTGCGCATCGAGGAATTCGTCGCCGACCGTCACGATCGGACTGGTGGCGCTCAGGTCCCGGCGAAGCAGACGCGAGCCGGTGACGATGATGTCGCTGGTTTCGCCGGCTTCGCCCGAGGCTTGCGGATCGGCATCTTGCGCCGCCGCACTGCCTGCCCATCCGCCGACACCCGTCAGCACCAGCACCAGGATGCTGGCCCTCGCCGCGAGGCGGCCACGCGCACCTTTCCAGTCACGCATTCCATATCTCCCTGTTTCAGCCCGTTGTTTGTCAGGCTTTGTTGATCCAAGCTTATGCGCAGGAGACGATGAAAGGCGCCAAACGGACGAATTAACCAGCGATGAGAGGCAGATTAAGTTTTCATTACAGCTCTCGCGAACGTGAGGGAGATGGGAGAACGGGATTCGGGAAATCCGGCCTCAGCGAGGCACAACCAGCCCCATGGAGAGCTCGAATTCACTGGACCAGAACCCTCCGAAACCGCCTGACTGCCACGGTCGCCGGGACGCTTCTTGTCATCCTCGCACTGCTCGCTGTCGCGTGGGAGGCCGCCAACAGTGCCGGCCAGGTGGTAGAAGAGGCCGCCCGCATCCACCAGCGCACCCAAGCCTACTCCAGACTGCAGGTCGCCGCCGACGAACTCCAGCGGGCTGCCTATGCGGCAGTGCGCGTTCAGGGCCCGACCCAGGAAAAAATCCTGAGTTCCGCCCGCAGCGAATATGACGCCGCACTGGCGGGGGTGCTCAGGCTGCCGGTCCAGAACGAGCGCGAGAATGCCCTGCGCGACAAGGTGGGCCACCAGGGCAATGCGGTCAGGGCGCTCTTCTCCTCCGCCGGACAGGTCGTGAGCGCGGTTGACCGGTCGTGGCAGGATGCCGGCTCCAACGCTGCCTTGCAGGAAGTGGATCGGCTGTCCGCACCCTATTTTGTGCTGGTGAACACGATCACTGAGGAAATCCGCCTGGGCGATCGCGAATTGCGCGCAGCGACCGACCGGGCCGGAGCCTTGCGAACGAGCCTCGCCCTGGTTGGCGTGATCGGCTTCTTCCTCAGCGCGATGTTCGCCGGGCTTTCTCTCATGCTCGTGCTCACGCGCCTTTCCCCCGGCCTCAAGGCATTGGAGGATGGGGTGCGCAGCGTCGGGCAGGAAGGTGCACAGCCTGAGAAGATCGCGATGCACGGCCATGACGAGCTGGCCAGGCTTGCCGGAGCGTTCAACGTCATGACCGACCGCCTGCAAGCCCAGCAGGCGGAATTGAGGAACATCTCCAGCGGGTTGGAAAGGGCCGTAAGCGAGCGAACCGCCGAACTCGCCCGCGTCCACCACGAACTGGAAGATCAGGACCGCAAACGGCGCGAATTCATCGCCGAGATCAGCCATGAACTACGCACGCCGATCGCGATCATCAGGGGCGAGACACAGGTGGCGCAGCGGGCCCTGTGCAATAGCGGCCATGTCCCGCCCGCCGCACTCGAACGGATACTTGCCCAGACCCGTCATCTGGGCCGACTGGTCAACGATCTGTTCCTGCTGGCCAAGGCAGAAGCCGGGGGGCTGGAACTGCATCGGGAAAGGCTGGACCTCGGGCAGCTTGCCGCCGAAGTCGCCACCGATTTCGACCCGATCATTGCCGCCAAGAACGGCACTTGCCGGCAATCGCTGGCTCCGGGCGTGGTGGTCGATGCGGATCGCGACAGGTTGCGCCAGATTGTCGCCGCCCTGCTCGACAACGCCTTGCGCCATACGCAACCAGGCGTGAGCATCGAATTGACCCTCGACCTCGATAATGAAGGCAAGGCGATCCTCGCCGTGCGGGACGATGGCCCCGGAGTGGACGAGGAAACGCTCGCCCGCCTGTTCTCCCGCTTCCAGCGCGGGCGCGGCAATAGCGACGGATCGGGTCTGGGCCTGTCCATCGTGAAGGCACTGGCGGAAGCTCATGGAGGAAAGGCCGTGCTGCGTTCACAATTTGGCCAAGGGTTCGAGGCCACGATTACTCTTCAATCAGTGCGCGACCTGCCCGCGCGCCTGCCCGGTTCGGAAAGTGTCGAGAATGTACAATCTGCTGGTCGTTGACGATGCCGAACGCGTGCGGGACTTCATCCGCGAAGGCCTGATTGCGGAGAATTATTTGGTCGAGACTGCCGCCAATGGCGAACAGGCGCTCGCCCTGGCACAGGAAACCGATTTCGATCTCATCATCCTCGATCTGATGATGCCAGTCATGGATGGCCAGACTGCCTGCCGCTTGCTGCGCGAACGGGGCGACCAGACGCCGATCATGATGCTTACCGCCCGCGACGGGATAGGTGACAAGGTGCAAAGCCTGCGCGGTGGTGCGGACGATTATCTGGTCAAGCCTTTCGACTTCGACGAGCTTCTCGCACGGGTGGAAGCTCTCGTCCGGCGCTATCGCGGTCTGAATGAGGAAGCCGATGCACGGCTTTCGCTGGGCGACCTGCTGATCGACCGGGAATCCCATACCGTCCATCTGGCCGGCAAGGAGATCGAGCTTACCGCCAAGGAGTTCCAGATCGTGCAACTCTTCGCGGAAAATGCCGGCAAGCTGCTCAGCCGCTCACGCATACTCAACAAGATCTGGGGTTATGACGCAGACCCCATGACCAACGTCGTGGACGTCTATATCAGCCGCATCCGCGACAAATTCGGCTGGGACGCTGAAAACGGACCCATCAGAACGCTGCGAGGCGTCGGCTACCGCTTCACGCTTAGCCACAGCCAGTGAAACCTTAGCCCTGAAACGGCGCTGTCATCCTGAAATTTGACCAAGTTCAGCCAATCCCGGAATTGAACCGGCGCCAACAGCAAGACGGACAGTGCCTTTCTGCTGGCCCAAGGAGATTAAGGCGCCGTACCCCTGAGAACACCGTCGAGCCGCTTCCTCGATGTCCGGCTCGCCTCAAACATCGGCCTGGCGATGGTGACCTTCCTCTCGCTGCTCCCGCAGGGCATCCGGCAAAACTATGCCAGCATCAAGCATAGCTACGCCTATGCACGTTCGGCGGAGTTCATCCATCGGGGAACATGAAGACTTCGAGCCAATCGCCGCAGAGCTAAAGAACGGCGGCGGCGCTATGCCGCCCGCGGACGACCCTAGGACAGGTTCCGACGACCTGATCAGGCACCGTCAACGACGGTTTTGTTGGCGAGCGCGTCAGTCGAGGGTTTCGACAAGCTCCGCGATTTCGAAGGCGAAGCTCTTCCATCCACGCGTCCGAGCAGCTTCTTCGGCTGGCACACGTTTGCGGCGAGCCTCGGCAAGCGAACGAGTATGTCCCCAAAACACTTCTGTCTTACCGTTTTCGAGCTCGGCCACAATTCGCCAGTAGTGGGTGAAGCGGTCAGACGTCGGCCCGATGGTCTTCACATAGCCGTCAGGCATAGTCGCAGTGAGATACCGGCGCCTTTTCTTCATTGGCGTCCCATTCTCCGAACTCTCTTTCAACGCAAGACGGGTGATTACCTCTCCAACCTGGATGTACCGCAGCAAGCGGACAGACGAAAAGCGGCGGGAAACGACAACATCGCGGCCGAATTTCAAGGCATTCAAGGCCTGCGAGCCGCTTGGACAAAGTCCTGACTGATCCGCTGCCCTGACAGCCCCAGCCTGCGCACATCTGGCAGTCTGGAAACTTCATAAGATCGCAATGCCGCAACCGGGTCGGTCCGTAATGCCGCACCATCAAGAAACCGGGCCAGGGCCATTGCGTCTTCAGCGGCGGTCGCAAAGCCATTCCCTGTCATGGGGGTGCAGACATGGGCCGCATCGCCGACCAGACACATCCGTCCGGAAGCAAGGCGATCAGGCACATATTCCACGACCGGCGTCCCCAGCACGGCCTTGCGCGCGATGCATTCCAGGATCGCCTCGCGCCAGGGAGAGGGCCAGTGACACAGGGCCAGGAGCGCCAGTTCCTCGAACAAGGCATCCGGCATATTGGCCGGGCGAAGCGAATGCCGCACAAGTGTGCCTTCGACAGCGCCGGTCTCCCGCAGAATGTCGTTGTGACCGGCGTCATACCAGCCCCAGCCAATTCGCCGGCGCCCACGCTCGACACCGCCGTCAGCGGCGGTCAGGGGGAAGCCGAGCAGCAGGTAGGGACCTGCCTCCAGAAACTCGAGGTGCGGCGGAAAGCGAACGGAGAGCGCTGATTCTTCCGCAAAGCCCACCCAGGCGAGATAATGTGCGAAAACGGCATCGGGGCGTTCGGGGCACATTTGCCGCCGAACGACGCTCTGATAGCCATCCGCGCCGACCATCACTGACCCTTCGAACCGCCGATTGTCGGAAGTCAGCGCCCAGACATGCCCGTCATCCTGACCGACCAGTTCAACCCGGGCATTCTGCAGAATCTGGATTCCAGCTTCTTCAGCCGCGATCCGCAATCCGCGATAGACGGACTGCCATGCCTGAATGCCGGTAGCTAGAGTGGCTGCCGCGTGACGCCGCCCGGTCAATTGCTCGAGCAGTCCATGACCGACCTGCAAAGCTGCTCCCGTCCGGTCGGTATCGTTCGAGCGCTCGAGCAGCGTGACTGACAGTCCGTGCCGGGACAGCGCGAGCCCAGCCATGAGGCCGGCCAGCGAACCGCCTACGATGAGTATGTCACTGGCCTGGCCGTGAACGGAGAACATCAGCTTTTAAGCGTGACCCAGACTTCAACAGGCGCGATGAACTTCCCGGGTGCAGGCTTGCCGACGTGTACGCGATCAGCTGTTACCAGCTCACCTGTGGCGAGATTGAAACTGATCCATGGCTTCGGCATCCGGCCGAAGGTCATTTTCTGGATCGGCTGGCCAGTGGCCGAATTCATGATCGTTGCGATAACACTCATGCGCGAGCCGATAGCCATCGGAAGAGGGATCGGTCCAGTACGATCATAATCGTTCACACGGAACGAGTGGG from the Erythrobacter sp. SG61-1L genome contains:
- a CDS encoding HAMP domain-containing sensor histidine kinase is translated as MVEEAARIHQRTQAYSRLQVAADELQRAAYAAVRVQGPTQEKILSSARSEYDAALAGVLRLPVQNERENALRDKVGHQGNAVRALFSSAGQVVSAVDRSWQDAGSNAALQEVDRLSAPYFVLVNTITEEIRLGDRELRAATDRAGALRTSLALVGVIGFFLSAMFAGLSLMLVLTRLSPGLKALEDGVRSVGQEGAQPEKIAMHGHDELARLAGAFNVMTDRLQAQQAELRNISSGLERAVSERTAELARVHHELEDQDRKRREFIAEISHELRTPIAIIRGETQVAQRALCNSGHVPPAALERILAQTRHLGRLVNDLFLLAKAEAGGLELHRERLDLGQLAAEVATDFDPIIAAKNGTCRQSLAPGVVVDADRDRLRQIVAALLDNALRHTQPGVSIELTLDLDNEGKAILAVRDDGPGVDEETLARLFSRFQRGRGNSDGSGLGLSIVKALAEAHGGKAVLRSQFGQGFEATITLQSVRDLPARLPGSESVENVQSAGR
- a CDS encoding TonB-dependent receptor, whose product is MRDWKGARGRLAARASILVLVLTGVGGWAGSAAAQDADPQASGEAGETSDIIVTGSRLLRRDLSATSPIVTVGDEFLDAQAGGTVGVKLQQLPQLTPGANELTGSGQPTGRATVDLRGLGANRTLVLADGRRLQPSTSQLVVDLNTIPAALVESVEIITGGASAVYGSDAIAGVVNLKLRDDFEGLEVSGQYNVTEKGDGEEYVADALFGSNFADGRGNVVFGVGYLHRGAAYFNNRDFYRRAFALGAPPWGSDLLPEGNFVPDAGNLPDQSVLNSVFSNYGVAAGTVAASNVLSFNADGSLYSQFGAANYGGPLNDAYVLSPFSNAIAYNLGTLQLLTSPTDRYSAFGKAEYDITDNVTAYVQAMYTDYKSTTNYGAGLQTQGTTAVVPVDNAFIPDDLATILASRPDPDAPFSMRKLWLATGTSVTTYNNSVYQIVAGLRGEFGDSRWHWDIYGSHGKTEIRTTQESGGASFSRIQALLTSRSDGEGNYVAPYIPSGNGSNALLPNPAYASAVNDGGRSYKAGDGSTPCPNGLNIFGNGAIDQSCLDFLQIHPSNLTVLKQDVVEGTLQGELFDLPAGPVSLLVGGAWRRNTYDYKPDPAATDQVGSFLSLPVSGNTEATEVFAEAAIPLLKDAGLIQSLDLSLAWRYSDYAYSGGVHTYKADLDMALSDSFRLRGGYQRAIRAPNVTELFNPDVPAPALLGAEDPCNFDSALRGGSNGAAIRSLCLAQGVPNSIIDTYKSTFAGVQAIQGGNVNLVPEKADTYTAGLVFTPGSIGNVVDNFSASIDYYNISLNDAISTTSGDIVFARCFNVTGDNPAFDPANENCRQILRNSSSGAPDQVRTPYFNLGGIRTSGIDFALNMKFGLGNAGDLSLNTVLSYLIDFKVQSAPGSAFVPYDGTIGYGATGNNGAHPDIKANTTLTWSQEGKSLGLRWYYVDGMADVFGGPGVNAYSRFDLFGSVDVTDNLSLNAGVNNLFNVEPEATFGGLPGNTDSGTYDPLGRRYFVAAKVKF
- a CDS encoding FAD-dependent monooxygenase, producing MFSVHGQASDILIVGGSLAGLMAGLALSRHGLSVTLLERSNDTDRTGAALQVGHGLLEQLTGRRHAAATLATGIQAWQSVYRGLRIAAEEAGIQILQNARVELVGQDDGHVWALTSDNRRFEGSVMVGADGYQSVVRRQMCPERPDAVFAHYLAWVGFAEESALSVRFPPHLEFLEAGPYLLLGFPLTAADGGVERGRRRIGWGWYDAGHNDILRETGAVEGTLVRHSLRPANMPDALFEELALLALCHWPSPWREAILECIARKAVLGTPVVEYVPDRLASGRMCLVGDAAHVCTPMTGNGFATAAEDAMALARFLDGAALRTDPVAALRSYEVSRLPDVRRLGLSGQRISQDFVQAARRP
- a CDS encoding response regulator transcription factor, which produces MYNLLVVDDAERVRDFIREGLIAENYLVETAANGEQALALAQETDFDLIILDLMMPVMDGQTACRLLRERGDQTPIMMLTARDGIGDKVQSLRGGADDYLVKPFDFDELLARVEALVRRYRGLNEEADARLSLGDLLIDRESHTVHLAGKEIELTAKEFQIVQLFAENAGKLLSRSRILNKIWGYDADPMTNVVDVYISRIRDKFGWDAENGPIRTLRGVGYRFTLSHSQ